Sequence from the Ascaphus truei isolate aAscTru1 chromosome 3, aAscTru1.hap1, whole genome shotgun sequence genome:
CTGTGGAAGTACATATGGATGTCAATTATAAATGGACATGTTCTCGAACATTTTCTAAACCATGTAACCACACATCATACGTGTTAATGTTTATCAGTTGTGTTAGGACACATTTTTATCTTACTCAAATTAGATTATATGTtccaaaaacagaataaaattatGTCCTAAAAATAATCTATACTTAAACAATAAACACAGTATGCCTGTTCAAATATTGATTCTGTCACATATACTAACacagaaaaaggggaaggggaaacacaaaatggatgtgccccctaaaaaattcactaaactgcacaccaacaaagtgtaaaaatttacttttaataaatttacttaaaacatatattaccaaagcgttgtgtactgtgaattaaaaataaattaaatcaacaaTACCCAGCATCCATGTCAGCGAATGTATGATTATACAATCCCAATTGGCAACTAAATGTTGGTGGGATgtagaggacagaggatgctataagtcagggtgttaacccctctggagcaactgtgagaccagatggtaagtatatataaatgtatactagTCAGTGAGCAATTACATAAATGAAAGTCCAGCAATCCTGCTTAAATTTATACCACTAGGCACTTTGAGTGATAATTTATGATATGTAAAGATACACGTGCTTAAGTGGTAACACTGACACATGCAATGATGATAGTAGGgagttcacagcatagtgaagctGGCACTCACAGCATTGTTATCAGTGAGTTACCCAGCAAAGACTCTAAGTGAACACATGTCATGAGAAGCAGGGAGACAGACTCCCTGACTGTTGGAATAAATAACCAACTACTAAGGTCTACACAAATTGAACCAGGAGActacaaacactacattaaaacagctccaagtaggagactgacaacattgcgcgtccaacgcgcgtttccctccagcaaaggagctggCTGGCTATAATTTCTAAGTGCATGCGCAGTGGACTTTATATACGCCGCTAATGGTTTTAAGCCTCAGAAGCCGCGTAAATGACCGGCGAACTACTCAAATATGATATAATAACGGTTGAATGCGAAGGTACTCATTCAGACTGAATTTAAGTAGCATTTGGGTAGTTTAGTGGGTCAGTTGGGGCGCTGGCGCATcacgcatgcgcaacagctgACAGTTATTGATTTTGCAATCAAGGTACTGCAAGGGTATAAAAGAGTTcagccctctctcccccagtaaaatttgtccctgaagaagctcctttgctggagggaaacgcgcgttggacacgcaatgttgtcagtctcctacttggagctgttttaatgtagtgtttgtagTCTCCTGGTTCAATTTGTGTAGACTTAGTAGTTGGTTATTTATTCCAACAGTCAGTGAGTCTGCCTCCCTGCTTCTCATGACATGTGTTCACTTAGAGTCTTTGCTGGGTAACTCACTGATAACAATGCTGTGAGTGCCagcttcaatatgctgtgaactcCGTACTATCATCATTGCATGTGTCAGTGTTACCACTTAAGCACGTGTATCTTTACATATCATAAATTATCACTCAAAGTGCCTAGTGGTATAAATTTAAGCAGGATTGCTGGACTTTCATTTATGTAATTGCTCACTGActagtatacatttatatatacttaccatctggtctcacagttgctccagaggggttaacaccctgacttatagcatcctctgtcctctacATCCCACCAACATTTAGTTGCCAATTGGGATTGTATAATCATACATTCGCTGACATGGATGCTGGGTAttgttgatttaatttatttttaattcacagtacacaacgctttggtaatatatgttttaagtaaatttattaaaagttaatttttacactttgttggtgtgcagtttagtaaattcttttagggggcacatccattttgtgtttccccttcccctttttctgattcacttttcagttcacagtttgcacccacaattttgattaccatatttatttatttgattattctACTCAATTGGTGTGGTTCTGTGATCCCTCCACAACCCTTTCGTGCTGTTTCTTACATATACTAACACTGCAAAAGTTATGAAAACACAATGCAAGGCCAAAATAATTTGCAGTGATTATGTTACATATTAGCTTGCATTATACCACTTTTATCATAATTAACGTAACTGACTAACACATTTAGCGAATCTAACATATCCTCATGTTTATATACGCTAACAACTCCAATATTTATACTATATATGCCATTTCTTAATATATGCCATGGCTTCAATTTTTTACGtcaatattgtttttattttctccttTACAACACAGGGGCGTACACCTTGTGTCATGACATTTAAtggatactcctgacgaagctgttgcgaaacgcgtagagttagagtttGGAGAGATCCTGCGCCTGAAAGGACTGGCAAACTACTGCTGAGATTGCTCCCATTCTGGCCTCCCGCCCTCacccgtgacgcgaaaccggaagtgacgcgacggcactgACTGATacggaactacactgtgaggggaaagtgaagcaccgagcAGCAGCTTACTTTTTACCaaccttctatcggcggttctctccactaCCCATCTtaattatggaaaatgtgagtttccttaataTCTGTGTTTAATACATATGTATAGCTTATACTATATggactatttgtggttttctttatttgcatATCATCCACTTTATTGAGAGGTATACAGACtccagttacacaaagggctccagtcagagagagaaggatctctgacatgcagtgatttaacacgatttttgtgagttcatttcttacattttttataatttttgtagcagtgaattaccatctgcactatatatatttatatttttttgcatatCACGAGCTTattctgcgctcctcctcaaccccaagaaaagaatactcCACATCCTGGGATTTGGAACggtcccaccagaggaagttgagctgctgttGTACactgtatttcattttatttatcacTTTATGGTGTAAGGTTTATTTTGTGTACTTAAGGTGTGTCACTTATCACACTGATTGATATACTGtttaggaagcgcccagtccatccacttcccccactcccccacccactatTACCCATTTAATGGATGCGCAGGACTAAGTAATTGCACGCGACATTGCCATGAACATTTCACTATCTTGCACAAAGATCGTTAAGTTTATCTTACCTTATTTGAAAAACATGTCCCGGCATCTGTTGCGCTGCACGACGTGATTTCTGTAATATGAACATGTAAGGAAGAGGTAAAACGGAAAttgaaatgcaaaaaaaaaaaaaacttgtcttAATGGTACACGCATGCGTTCTGGGTGGAACACGTATGCGTTTCATTGTGCAACAAGAGAAGCACATATTGTTCAAAGTGCATAGTTTATAGTTACCTGATTTATATAGCATTCAGATTCGGAGCTGCCATGCAAGTGGTGTTTTGGAGGTAGCTGTTGCTTTCAATCAATTGGTTGTTCGGTGTGTTCATGTAGCTGGTGTTCCAGCTTGATCCGTCAAACGTTGGATATTGTGTCATGTACTGAGGCGGATACAGATAGTAACTTTCTGGCATTTCATGTGCTTCTGCAAGGTAGTTAGTATGCATGTTAGCGTCATAGCTACATCCGTCATTGGTGTGGTATAGGTCGGACACCTCCGGTTGTAAATACGATCCATTTTGCAGAACATTTAAGCCACCGCTGCTGGAAACTATATCATTGTTGTTCTGTCTGCGATTTCGGGGTCTTCTTCTTAAATTGCCACTTGCAAACATACGCATACTTGATTCACGTACTGCCCAAGACCCACCCCTGTTTCCGCCAGTTGGTGGGTACCAGAAAAAGCAATCATTGGTTGATAAAGTTCGTCTGATCGAACTGCGCCAAACTTTGGGCTTTGGATTATTTTGATAAAAAGTATAATTTGAGGAGATATGCTCAAAAATGTCCGAGACAGTAGCTCTTCTCTGTGTTCGGGATTGAATAGCGCTATATATTAAATAGGCGTAGCAGAACGGAGGTTTCTTTAGAGTTGACATTTCTAACGGCATGTTTTCTCATGGAATGGTgtaatatagcgctgtgttaCTTTCAATTACTGTTATGTGCAAAAGTATCAAATTGCAGGGAATGTGTTACACACGTTCCAAGGTCGTTACACAAAGGAATAAGTGTCCATGATatcttctcccacatacaggtgttCAGCCTACTGGCTAATTTTctcacacacattaaaaaaaattctgaaaCTCAAATACAGAAATTTCTGAGTAAGAATATAGTATTAGCAAATATGGGAAGTCATATTCCAAAAACATTATGTTTATCTGTGTTTAGAATCATGACATCTTGCACATGTCAACATCATTATATTATCCATGATTTGCTCTCCTGTTTAGTTAACATATGTGCACATGAAAAAATGTAATCATTGTAATTGAAGGTTTTGAGTACAATTATGTCTTTAGCATAATACTATTGTCAAGTAAGTGAATCTTTAATGTGGGAAATAGTGACCATTCAACACTTCACTGTGTATACACTAAAAAACTATCAGTCATACATGAAGTATCCCAAAGAATATATCAAAGTAAATTTTTAACATACACTGCGCCTAATCAGTAGATGCTTTAATCAAGAGATTAGTATTTTCTCATTACACATATCATACCATGCAGCCCCTTAAAGGTGTTTGTAATAAACGTAGCAAGAACATTAGAGCTATTCATAGATATTTAGGATATGCTGATTTCATAATTGAAGGGGTCAGAATGTTTAAATATTGTATGGTCACAAATAATATGTAATGGGACATTAAATAAGATGTGAGATTCTAATTTTGGCTCACATTTTTAGTGTAAGAACGTGTGCTATGCCTTGGTCTGGGGGCATTGTCAGGGGTAGGTGTGGAACTGCTTGGTATGTCACCGAATCTGGCTACACCTGCCTCAACAGTTGTTTGCCTGGTTGGTGCTGCTTCAGCGTACACATTTGTCTGCTGTGCCATTGGTGCTGCTTCAGTGCATACAGTTGTCTGCTGTGTAATTGGTGCTGCTTCAGCGTACACATTTGTCTGCTGTGCCATTGGTGCTGCTTCAGCGCATACAGTTGTCTGCTGTGTAATTGGTGCTGCTTCAGCGCATACAGTTGTCTGCTGTGCCATTGGTGCTGCTTCAGCGTATACATTTGGCTGTTGTGGCATTCCCATTTCCTGTACATATGGCACTTGCATTGGGTGTGCCAGTCCCAGTGCCTGTGCTAGGGCTTCGAACATTCCATGTGGCATTTGCATTGGTTCTGGCATTTGCACTGGGTGTGGCATTTGCACTGGGTGTGGCATTTGCACTGGGTGTAGCATTTGCACTGGGTGTGGCATTTGCACTGGATGCCCAATTTGCACTGGGTGTGGCATTTGCTGTGGCATAGGTTCCGGCATTTGCACTGGATGCCCAATTTGCACTGGGTGTGGCATTTGCTGTGGCATAGGTTCCGGCATTTGCACTGGATGCCCAATTTGCACTGGGTGTGGCATTTGCTGTGGCATAGGTTCCGGCATTTGCACTGGATGCCCAATTTGCACTGGGTGTGGCATTTGCTGTGGCATAGGTTCCGGCATTTGCACTGGATGCCCAATTTGCACTGGGTGTGGCATTTGCTGTGGCATAGGTTCCGGCATTTGCACTGGATGCTCAATTTGCACTGGGTGTGGCATTTGCTGTGGCATAGGTTCCGGCATTTGCACTGGATGCCCAATTTGCACTGGGTGTGGCATTTGCAATGGGTGAGGCATTTGCAATGGCTGTGACATTAGCATTTGCTGTGGCATTTGCATTGACATGCATTGTGCTATAAGAATTAAACTATTGGAAATTGCCTTGAGAGTGTCGAGTTGTTGGTTGAAAATGCCTCGCATGTGTAGCATTTCTTGACAAATGATACGATTAGCTTCCTGCTGGTTGGCTGCAACACTCTGTTGATTTCGAAAAAATATTTGCTCTGCTAATTTTAATGATGCCAATTcagctgcacacacagtatcccctTGACCTGGCTGTATAGGCTCACTGTCTTCATCTTCAATTTCAGGCTCAGTTACATCCAGTTCCCGATTGTAACCCTCGACAAACACTTGGGGTGTAGTGTCATCGGGGTCAGGCACATCTAGTTCCCGGAGTGCCTCGGCATATTCATGTTGGGGCTCCTCCTCACGCTGAAGTGGTTGTGGCTCAAGCATTTCATCATTTTGCAACTCGGCAACATTTTGAGTAGAGACATCAGAATCTGTTTCCTCATCCTCAACTATAACATACAAAATATAATTGTTAATTCGCATGATAAACTGATTAAATCTTGAGTAACCGTATTGTTATGCATTGTATCATCTAATAAACATTAATGTAAATATGTACTGGTATTTGTTATGTGCATATGCTATTCATCTGACATCAGCTGAACATGATCTGAATTATGACAATGTTGCACATGTAGCTATTTTGTTAAAAGACACTTTCACAAGTGAAACACATGCTGCGGCATCAGTGTTTTTTCCAACGCACGCTGAGACGTGCGTACAAGTAGCGCTCTTCAATGGTACTGTGCATAGTCGTTATTTGTGCCCGCACCAGAGCTGGACATAAATAGTCTTAGTGGCGACAGAATCCTGGCCACGCCCACGCCAGCAGTTCACACAGAGGCCGAAACATGCGATGGaaatcatggccacgcccccgctaaACTTATGTGACGCACGTGCTACACTGCTGAGTCACCCTATACCAGGCCTGCAATACACCATTCCACGAGGGACGCTAACAGGACAGGGTTTCAAGCTATCCCTACTTAAGCACACCTGCCTCAATTTGGGCCACAGTACGACTGAGCCATTAATTTTAACAGCTGGCCTGAAGTAGAGAAATCCTGAGCAGCTGGCCTGTAGTTGTGCAAGCCTgccctacacaaacacacatttgtTGTTTGATGCAATGTGTTAAACACTTCTATGAATTCAACAGCCATATTGAcactacaggcggtcctcggttatccgacgcaatccgttactcaaaatggcgtcggatagcgaagcgtcgtaaagcgaaacccgttttcccataggaacactgtttaaatcaaatgttccgttcctgaaggcatttttaatgctaaaatacacagaaaatgttactcaagcaataagatatgcagcacacacatagattatgatggaaacattatatttattgatttcagaactgtaaaataaaactataaaaataaaactatgctgtattctgtacagaaatgtacatgagcaaaaaaaaccatatcaattattggaggaagatgatggggggaggggggatcttcaacagacaacggactttttggaggtgatgtaggtggagttgaaggtttcggcctcttgaagaatctcttcattgaagtctggacagatcctttccttttctgcatgtagatctctctatagcagctgatttggttagacaccccacgactgactgttgaactccgttcaatgttagggtcatcttcctcaaatatggccagtgcgctatcaatgtgcttgaatgccgcagccaacattttgcttgacaatgatttacgtggctgtggctgtgccacatcaggAGATTGGTGGGCCTCATCTTCAGCAATTTTTTTctcttctaattgcatgaggtcttcattgctcaactcgttagaatgtgaggcgagcaactcctcaatatcctcggtttccacctccaagttgagatctctggccatttgcacaacagtttctgtacttgtaacttctgcaacagtctctgtagggccttggacatcagacacaaaatcagggcacaaattacgccaaactccatttaaattggattgtttcacctcattccatgcctctccgatgtttctcactgcatggagaatgttgtaacccttccaaaattcttttaaggttggaccaccttccacatcggttgctctgatggcctgggcaaatgttcgcctaagatagcaggccttgaaggaagcgataaccccctggtccatcggctgtatcaatgaggtggtgttggggggcatgaacaccaccatgacgtttggatgatggtcatccaggtacacgggatggccaggagcattgtccaggagcagcaatgctttgaaatcgcggttctggttcatgcaatataattgcacagctggaataaattgatgctggaaccagtcctccctgttacccatgccttacggttggacttccaaatcactggaagtgtgctctttgcataacccttgaatgccctagggttttctgcatgataacaagcaaaggttttagcttgaaatcacctgcagcatttgatccaagcagaagatcaagcctgtcctttgcaactttaaacccgggcatagatttttcctcttttgcaatgtagcttctactgggcattttcttccagtagagccaagtctcatcaacattgaacacttgacgtgcgcaatagccaccgtcctctataattttggccaatgtaacagggaaggttttagctgcctcctcatccgcactagcagcttccccggtcactttaatgttatgcaagtttgccctctctttaaaccgcataaataagcccttacttgcagtgaacgtttcctcagtggtcccttttccatgctgttgcttaatgtcctcatacagactcaaagccttggcctgaattaaggctaaactaatgggcacatgacgctgggattgatcttccagccatatgatgaggagtttttctacctcagcaatatgcccaacacgttgccttattgttgtaccttgcataggtgctgagcccttgatctgttccaagattcttgccgtgtctttgattattgtcacaatagttgtgcgaggtatatccaaggcacgtccaaGTTCTGTGttcttctctcctttctcagagcgctttattatgttttgcttggtctccaaagttatagattttctattcctttttggagtaacagtactttgctttttgctttgatcagccatggtttagggcctaaaatacaccaccaaaccttcacacagactgttcagaatgatttccctagcctgcagccgtctggttgttcatttgtagcaattttttaaagcgtcgtaagagcgtcggataagccgtttgGGCGTCGaaaaacgggccatagggatgcattgacaagcgtcggataagccgttcgtcgtaaaacgaaacgtcgtaaaacgaggaccgcctgcATTAATGTACACACATTACTTGTATGCATTTGAACATTTCTTGTTAAAATTTAAAAACACTACATAGAGATTAATGAATGTGAATACGTTCATACATAAACAAAGACCAAATTTTGACCATGTATAAAGGAATTACTTTTTACATGAGGTCATCACATTTGCATTCCAGATACGATGCTTCAGTACAAAAGCACATGACTATACGCAACATAAATGACATTGCGCAACATTTCCCGCGCTTATGTTAACGTTGGGTCATGAGTGTCCATGTGAATATAAATGTCTTATAGCACCTTGAGCTGATGATACTCTGTAAAATTAGTTTTTGGACATTGTTCGCTGTGTGTATATCAATACAAAAGACAAAGTTCAAATTATTAAACATGTCAACAATAGTAGTTTTCATATGTGCAGCATTTAATGTATGGCTATTGAACACATGATAGGAACTGCTTTGTCACATATGCACGTGTAGAAAACATTACATGTTcgagtaacacacacatacatacatacatacacatactcatTCAAATTATTATATACTGTTTTAAATGAtctcttcatttaaccctttcgaCATAGCGTCCTAAGCCTTTGAGACATGAAGTCAGACCATGCTCACAGGTCACAGCAATAACATATAACATTTATGCTATGAACATTTTGGCTGAAGATTTGTTGCATTGGCCTTTTTAGGTTTGTTTTATGCATCCGCAATACTCTGTTGCACTCctttgtgatatatatgtatatctatatatatctatatatatatatatatatatatatatatatatgtagtcttCAGTTTGTGTGTGGTGACTGATGTCTTCAACAACAAATGTAAGGTGTTGTGTGTTTCACATACATACTACAGTTTGTGTAAAATTACCTACATCGCTAAGGTTATGGTAAACGTTAAATGCTACAACCATTACCATATACATACTTCCTACATGTGCTATTAAACAATCCTGTTCAACACAAAGTAGACATAATGACCAGGGTAATTGTTCTAGTAGTTCACAGCATAATGCAAACTACCGTGAAGATGACAGAAATTAACACATTATTGACTGAAGAACCACCAATGAAGCATAAATGAAACATATTTAATATACTACTCACTTTGTGACTGATGGGAAATTGTAGGGCCGATATCCCTGTCACCTCCTATCCCAAATACAAGTTGGTgatccataatacagtacattttctgCTCATATGACTGCAGGTGGAGAAATGCTGGAGGGCCACCTCCTGTGCTTCAGGCATGGCGGCCAACCTGAACCATTTTTCTTTTCAGGCGTAATTTTATATCTCCAAAATGCTTCTTGCACGTCTCTGCTGTTCTGCGAAATTGGCCACATGCACTGACTGATGTGAAAATCCTTGACCACAACTTTGTTTTTTCACTGGTCTTGGTTCTCGCTGTGTAGATAAATGTTCAAAATTATTACTACGAAATACATAGGCTAATGTCAATGTAATCGTTTGCATAATTGTCACTATATGAAATATAGCAATAGGAAACCGATGTTGGAGCAGCTACTACGAGTTTATGTATCCCAAATGTTATGAACTTCTAGATACAGACAACTTAATTTAATTACATTTATGATTAATAGTATATTTGAAAAAGTATCCATACATCAGCACTACAAGgtttgagcatacagtatatgatttGCTCATGCACGTAGAACTACAGGCATCGAAGGCACAAAACAGGCCACATGATATGGATATcaatacttcagcacagctggctcaatgaCTGACTCACTCATAACGATAAAACAATTAATACAGCTGTggtgaagtagggatatccataATATCTGGCCTTTTTGCGGTCATGGAAGAATGCAGTTTGACATGCATGTAAAAACATTACTACATATTACTGTTACATTAATAAGTGTATTACAATGTAAGTTGTCAGTGATTCTAAATATCCCAATATTAATGAGAACACTTAATTTGCTGAGTCATACTCTTACCTGCCAATGACCCATAGAGCTTAGGGAATGACGCAATAACACCTTCCACGAGGatatcattctctctgtgtgtaaaACGCGGGTTGCGTATCCGCTCAACTCgatgcatggaggttgtaggttccgcgtcatcatcatcatcatcgtcgtcaTCGTCGTCCTCTATGGTTGGATGCTggacactgtccctctccctctgtctacTCCTCCTACCCTCCCCCACATGCATTCCCacacctgcactgccagcgcgaGACGTAgctgcactgccagcgcgggacgtagctgcactgccagcgcgggacgtagctgcactgccagcgcgggacttagctgcactgccagcgcgggacgtagctgcactgccagcgcgggacgtagctgcactgccagcgcgggacgtaGCTGCACGTGACACTCCTCTCACACGCTCCTCAACTCCTCCAGCCcctgccaccaccaccactcctccagcctcctccaccactcctccagccccACGCTCCTCCACGCCAACACCCCCACATCCACTCCTCTCcatgacacacaggcacacaggcacacaggcacacaggcacacaggcacacaggcacacaggcacacaggcacacaggcacacaggcacacaggcacacaggcacacatagcacaatacaatacaataactaaTCACTTTCACACTAACCAGACAATAAAGTATTAAACAAATGTGAACAACAAAAGACAACTCACTCAGAAATCAGAAACAAGCAACTCACGAATCTCTCCTAATACCACAAAGTCCGGTctatctcacactcactcccaacAGCACCGACATTAAAGTAATTAAATGGGCGGCTTATATAGGGTGTATTAGAAATGTTCCCGCCAACATTTAATTATAAATTCGCACATGTGCGTCCCTCATTTAATCAGTCCCTCAGTTCACCAGATCAACTGTTCAGCCATTAACCCCTACAGTCCCATAGCTTTGCTGTGAACTATAACATGTGTAAA
This genomic interval carries:
- the LOC142490689 gene encoding uncharacterized protein LOC142490689 translates to MYCIMDHQLVFGIGGDRDIGPTISHQSQIEDEETDSDVSTQNVAELQNDEMLEPQPLQREEEPQHEYAEALRELDVPDPDDTTPQVFVEGYNRELDVTEPEIEDEDSEPIQPGQGDTVCAAELASLKLAEQIFFRNQQSVAANQQEANRIICQEMLHMRGIFNQQLDTLKAISNSLILIAQCMSMQMPQQMLMSQPLQMPHPLQMPHPVQIGHPVQMPEPMPQQMPHPVQIEHPVQMPEPMPQQMPHPVQIGHPVQMPEPMPQQMPHPVQIGHPVQMPEPMPQQMPHPVQIGHPVQMPEPMPQQMPHPVQIGHPVQMPEPMPQQMPHPVQIGHPVQMPHPVQMLHPVQMPHPVQMPHPVQMPEPMQMPHGMFEALAQALGLAHPMQVPYVQEMGMPQQPNVYAEAAPMAQQTTVCAEAAPITQQTTVCAEAAPMAQQTNVYAEAAPITQQTTVCTEAAPMAQQTNVYAEAAPTRQTTVEAGVARFGDIPSSSTPTPDNAPRPRHSTRSYTKNVSQN